From the Candidatus Saccharimonadaceae bacterium ML1 genome, one window contains:
- the rpmG gene encoding 50S ribosomal protein L33 has product MAKKNNTKRKIVALVSDLTKDRTYVTRKNTLNSPDKLVLRKYDPKARKHATYTETKKSLGRNEVKPRKG; this is encoded by the coding sequence ATGGCAAAGAAGAATAACACCAAGCGAAAAATTGTAGCGCTCGTCAGCGATCTAACAAAAGACCGCACTTACGTTACGCGCAAAAACACTCTGAATTCACCAGATAAACTGGTTTTGCGCAAATACGACCCCAAGGCGCGCAAACATGCAACGTATACCGAAACGAAAAAATCGCTCGGCCGCAACGAGGTAAAACCGCGCAAGGGCTAG
- a CDS encoding glycoside hydrolase family 15 protein codes for MARPIILSNGELHVGLNTFGEVHDFYFPYVGLENHTIGKETSHHIGVWVDGKCSWLHDGSWTFVFSYPHDALVGHIVAKNQALGIMLEFDDTVDGELNAFMRNVHIVNLDTHDKDVRLFFRQAFVIGDSASMTDTAQFLPNDQAIVHYRGRRTFVISGTDDQKRAFDQYTIGLFGTEGREGTFRDAEDGELWSCPVEHGRVDSTIRFKLALKAHSSARVHYWIACGTTLREALFVHKQLRDNGLNDRYILTTKWWYRWLRPAEKVSRKIDPAYRELFLRSVMLLKAHIDKRGAIIASTDSGMLNYWRDAYAYCWPRDGAYVLWPLIRMGYYEEAYQFFDFCRRGLNSGGFLMHKYRADGAVGSSWHPYIHDDGSVTPPIQEDETALVLFLFGQLYRSANDQRLMKRFYEPMVVPMADFLASYIDSSTGLPKPSYDLWEEQYMTTTYTTAVVYAALSAAADLADDNHDDGHAVAWRSAALDIAEAAQKYLVNHDRDALYKGLRRHADGSYEPDQTIDLSSIYGAFMFGLFSADSGIVERAVQTARRVFNVSPDRPGVPRYENDNYRRRNPASLGNWWFVTSLWLAQYDLEKGDAVSAHKTLAWVRAHARKTGTLCEQIDPETETEESVSPLSWSQAEFVSTVLDTITKGTSK; via the coding sequence ATGGCGCGTCCAATCATACTAAGCAATGGCGAACTCCACGTCGGACTAAATACGTTCGGCGAAGTACATGATTTTTACTTCCCGTATGTCGGACTTGAAAATCACACCATCGGTAAAGAAACGAGCCATCATATAGGTGTGTGGGTCGACGGCAAGTGCTCATGGCTGCACGACGGCTCGTGGACGTTTGTATTTAGCTATCCGCACGACGCGCTGGTCGGGCATATCGTCGCGAAAAATCAGGCGCTCGGCATTATGCTTGAGTTTGATGATACGGTCGACGGCGAGCTCAACGCGTTTATGCGAAACGTACATATCGTCAATCTTGATACGCATGATAAAGACGTGCGGCTGTTCTTTCGCCAAGCATTCGTCATTGGCGACTCCGCCAGTATGACCGACACGGCGCAGTTTTTGCCGAACGACCAAGCAATCGTTCATTACCGCGGGCGGCGCACTTTCGTTATTTCCGGCACCGACGATCAGAAACGCGCGTTTGATCAATATACGATCGGGCTATTCGGTACCGAAGGGCGCGAGGGTACATTCCGCGACGCCGAAGACGGCGAATTATGGAGCTGTCCTGTCGAACATGGGCGCGTCGACTCAACGATTCGATTTAAGTTAGCTCTTAAAGCGCATAGTTCCGCGCGCGTACACTACTGGATCGCGTGCGGCACGACGCTGCGCGAAGCATTGTTCGTCCATAAACAACTGCGCGATAACGGCCTGAATGACCGCTACATTCTAACAACAAAATGGTGGTACCGTTGGCTGCGTCCCGCCGAAAAGGTTTCACGCAAAATTGATCCAGCGTACCGCGAACTATTCCTGCGGAGCGTCATGCTGCTCAAAGCTCACATCGACAAGCGCGGCGCTATCATCGCTAGCACTGATAGCGGCATGCTGAATTATTGGCGCGACGCATACGCCTACTGTTGGCCGCGCGACGGTGCATATGTGCTATGGCCACTGATTCGCATGGGCTATTACGAAGAAGCGTACCAATTTTTCGATTTTTGCCGGCGCGGGCTAAACTCTGGCGGATTTCTGATGCATAAATATCGGGCAGACGGTGCGGTCGGTAGCAGCTGGCACCCATACATTCACGATGATGGTTCAGTGACACCGCCAATTCAAGAAGATGAAACGGCGCTGGTATTATTCTTGTTCGGCCAATTGTATCGCAGTGCAAATGATCAGCGGCTTATGAAACGTTTTTATGAGCCGATGGTCGTGCCGATGGCAGATTTTCTGGCGAGCTACATTGATTCGTCGACCGGCTTGCCGAAACCATCGTACGATTTGTGGGAGGAGCAATACATGACGACCACTTACACGACGGCTGTCGTCTACGCGGCACTATCGGCAGCAGCAGATTTAGCAGACGATAATCATGATGACGGACATGCGGTCGCCTGGCGCTCAGCGGCGTTGGATATCGCTGAAGCAGCGCAAAAATATTTGGTCAATCACGACCGCGACGCGCTATACAAAGGCTTACGCCGGCATGCTGACGGCTCATACGAGCCGGATCAAACGATCGACTTATCGAGTATTTACGGCGCATTTATGTTCGGGCTTTTTTCTGCTGATAGCGGCATTGTCGAGCGCGCAGTGCAAACGGCGCGGCGCGTATTCAACGTGTCGCCCGATCGCCCGGGCGTTCCTCGTTACGAAAACGACAACTATCGCCGCCGCAATCCAGCAAGTCTCGGCAATTGGTGGTTCGTCACGTCGCTATGGCTCGCGCAGTACGACTTAGAAAAAGGCGACGCCGTATCGGCGCACAAGACGCTCGCGTGGGTGCGTGCTCACGCTCGGAAGACCGGCACATTGTGCGAACAAATCGATCCGGAAACAGAAACAGAAGAATCAGTTTCGCCATTATCGTGGAGCCAAGCAGAATTCGTTTCGACCGTGCTTGACACAATTACGAAAGGAACAAGCAAATAG
- a CDS encoding TPR REGION domain-containing protein — MFGLLFVVAVGIFTLWYTQSPNEATRDLPQRLSAKLDKLWEIAQESLKSQRYLRAEKALLTILRIDERNATAYNRLGILYAKQQAYGDAIECFEIAQSLEPSASSLHNVGLIYYETENYEKAALAFEQALAMKETVASRHIAYAKVQEKLDHPKRMFEHLERAIELEPSVQSYNILADAYERNGEHEKAGALRTRINRAINSKNPPAARIKQPRRVAM, encoded by the coding sequence ATGTTTGGACTATTGTTTGTCGTTGCGGTTGGGATTTTTACTCTGTGGTATACGCAGTCGCCAAATGAAGCGACGCGGGATTTACCGCAGAGGCTGTCGGCGAAACTTGATAAATTATGGGAAATTGCTCAGGAATCATTGAAGTCGCAGCGGTATTTGCGCGCCGAAAAAGCCTTGTTAACTATTCTGCGTATCGACGAGCGTAATGCTACTGCCTACAACCGGCTCGGTATTTTATACGCCAAGCAGCAAGCGTACGGCGATGCGATTGAATGCTTTGAAATTGCACAGAGCTTAGAGCCGAGCGCGTCAAGTCTGCACAATGTCGGTCTGATTTATTATGAAACTGAAAATTACGAAAAAGCAGCGCTGGCGTTTGAACAGGCGCTCGCGATGAAAGAAACGGTCGCTTCGCGCCATATTGCGTATGCAAAGGTGCAGGAAAAACTTGACCATCCAAAGCGAATGTTTGAGCACCTAGAGCGCGCGATTGAGCTAGAACCAAGCGTGCAAAGCTACAATATTTTAGCAGACGCTTACGAGCGTAATGGCGAGCACGAAAAAGCTGGCGCGTTGCGCACGCGAATCAACCGCGCGATCAACAGCAAAAATCCGCCCGCCGCGCGTATCAAGCAGCCTCGCCGCGTTGCGATGTAA
- a CDS encoding AAA family ATPase: MSTLLFESTTKQQLDALAADLPQSTLLTGADGAGLLTAAKYAAGVNIAAIIQPTDKDGAVAPAGSIKLDAIRQLRRQARGRAATRTIFIIDDADRMNHRAQNAFLKLLEEPTPHIHFILTSHKPHLLLATILSRVERFSIRPISLHQTHQLLKQLGVDDPRIEQQLLFLASGKPAALTQLAREPVNLEKIGNIVRDAQQFIRGSNYQRSVIAMRYTDRQAAQQLLSYCLAIITHTLHRNPSRSLIHKSEHIADAYGRIAANGNVRLQLVALTLLMV, encoded by the coding sequence ATGTCGACCCTGCTATTTGAAAGCACGACGAAACAGCAGCTTGACGCGCTCGCCGCTGACTTGCCGCAATCAACATTGCTAACTGGCGCTGACGGCGCTGGGCTGCTCACTGCTGCAAAGTATGCCGCTGGTGTAAATATCGCCGCAATAATTCAACCGACCGATAAAGACGGCGCCGTTGCTCCTGCGGGCTCAATTAAGCTTGACGCGATTCGCCAGCTGCGCCGGCAGGCGAGGGGGCGAGCTGCTACGCGAACGATTTTTATCATTGATGATGCCGACCGTATGAATCACCGGGCGCAGAATGCATTTTTGAAATTGCTTGAAGAGCCAACGCCGCACATTCACTTTATTCTAACATCGCACAAGCCGCATTTGCTGCTCGCTACGATTTTGTCGCGCGTAGAACGATTTAGTATTAGGCCGATTTCGCTGCACCAAACGCACCAACTGCTTAAGCAGCTTGGCGTCGATGACCCGCGTATTGAGCAGCAGCTTTTGTTTTTAGCATCCGGAAAACCAGCTGCACTTACGCAGCTCGCGCGCGAACCGGTGAATTTAGAGAAGATTGGCAACATCGTGCGCGACGCGCAGCAGTTTATTCGCGGATCAAACTACCAACGCTCTGTAATCGCTATGCGCTACACCGACCGGCAGGCAGCACAGCAGTTGTTGTCGTACTGCCTCGCGATCATTACGCATACATTGCATCGCAATCCGTCGCGCAGCCTTATCCATAAAAGCGAGCATATCGCCGATGCATACGGGCGAATTGCCGCCAACGGGAATGTACGCTTGCAGCTTGTTGCCCTGACGTTGTTAATGGTATAA